Within Microthrixaceae bacterium, the genomic segment TGTTTCAGCCGCTCCAGCCCACGATTCGAGCAATGGATCCTCGAGCTTCCCAGGATCGGCCCGCTGGTGCAGGACCACCGGGCCGGCTTGGGCATGCCGATTCGGGCCAAGCAGTACGCCACCGGCACCATCGCCCTGGCCGTCACGTTTAGCAGCGTGACGCTGCGCAACGCGCCCGTCATCGTCGCCGTGGTTCTGGCCTTGGCTGCGATCGGGGTGGCCACGATCTGGTGGCGCGTCCCCACCCGTGAACACGTGCTGGCCCGTACCGGCGAGGTACCCAGCCCGTAGGTCAGGTGGTGGCCCGCAGGCGCCGCGCCTTGGCGAATCGCAGGGTTCGATCGGCGACCAGGCGGGTCAGACCTACCGCGGCACCCGAGGCCACGGCGTACATGACCGCCTCGGTCAGCGATGTGTCGTGGGCGGCCGGGGAGACACCACGTCGGGTCCTCCACTCACGGGCCAGCGCCTTCTGCACCAGGGTGGTGACCCCCAACGTGATAGCCGCGGCGGTAGCCGCCCAGATGAGATCGTCGTCTTCCATCCGCCCTGCTTAGCCGGTGACAGCAACTCCGCCGGGAAGGCTCTGCATTTCGGTGGAACCTGGCTCAGTACTCGGCATCGACAAAGGCAGCCATGACCTTGTCCCGATCATCGCCGAATCCGACGAACAAGTTGATGGTCGTCGATACGAACACCTGGTTGAGACCGCTTTCGTCCAACAGCCCGGCCTGGGCCAGGGCCAC encodes:
- a CDS encoding YbaN family protein, giving the protein MAVGFGSVGLGSLGIIVPGLPTTVFFIVAAWCFSRSSPRFEQWILELPRIGPLVQDHRAGLGMPIRAKQYATGTIALAVTFSSVTLRNAPVIVAVVLALAAIGVATIWWRVPTREHVLARTGEVPSP